One Aspergillus oryzae RIB40 DNA, chromosome 2 genomic window carries:
- the hel10 gene encoding putative high expression lethality protein Hel10 (predicted protein), with the protein MSGYDQYNQQGGHYGQGQQGYGQQGYGQQGYGQQGYGQQGYGQQGYNQQSYGQSSGYDQGYNSHSGSSGSGAANDYYGGGGQSEHHQQSYGGQQHYGQQQGYGQQGGYEGSGEQAPGGAQEGERGLMGALAGGAAGGFAGHKADHGFLGTIGGAIMGSIAEDAMKKYKGKKEHEQQQQEYGGYGGSQYGAPHSQQGGSGMMDQLGGFFKK; encoded by the exons ATGTCTGGCTACGATCAGTACAACCAGCAGGGCGGCCACTACGGCCAAGGCCAGCAGGGCTACGGTCAACAGGGCTACGGTCAACAGGGCTACGGTCAGCAGGGCTACGGTCAGCAGGGCTACGGTCAACAGGGCTACAATCAGCAGAGCTACGGACAGTCTTCTGGATACGATCAGGGATACAACAGCCATAGCGGTAGCTCCGGCTCTGGTGCCGCCAACGACTACTACGGCGGCGGCGGACAGTCCGAGCACCACCAGCAGTCTTACGGTGGTCAGCAGCACTATGGCCAGCAGCAAGGATATGGTCAGCAGGGTGGATACGAAGG TTCTGGTGAACAGGCTCCCGGCGGTGCTCAGGAGGGTGAACGTGGCCTCATGGGTGCTCTTGCCGGTGGTGCGGCCGGTGGCTTCGCTGGCCACAAGGCTGATCACGGGTTCCTCGGTACAATTGGTGGAGCGATCATGGGTTCCATCGCGGAGGACGCCATGAAGAAGTacaaggggaagaaggagcatgagcagcagcagcaagagtaTGGCGGCTACGGTGGCAGCCAATATGGTGCCCCTCACTCTCAGCAGGGTGGTTCCGGTATGATGGACCAACTTGgtggcttcttcaagaagtag
- a CDS encoding NADP-dependent oxidoreductase (predicted protein) — MDEQTFVPGTMRALYHRPASTAITDLTALDAPRVDSGIIFDTDFPVPKPAANQYLIKVQTAAFSHDGLRLARTLHPSKSIPQIPLHNYCGIVISTPTQDHNKPDGPKFKISDTVFGLISNTRDGAAADYTVATEDEIALKPKNISAAEASTIPGPALTAWQALFTYGGLDPSDTRHKLRILVTNARDNEVAAQALQLLRAKSLFPHHRPWICATCSCPEHDDFLRDQIKVDEVIDAALPLPQDFDLAKIFRKNKWEPVDIILDCAGEQMFNLAHSSDVVKNNGIVLTAVDDTAVQPKTADREAQNQKQGLFSRFVALKPDGKALTRIAELVEEGSIRGRVQCLVDLAHGVDVLASEAAGAGGGRRGGMMVFRVNI; from the coding sequence ATGGACGAGCAAACGTTCGTCCCGGGGACTATGAGAGCCCTATATCACCGACCGGCTTCTACTGCCATCACCGATCTGACAGCTTTGGATGCGCCCAGGGTAGATTCGGGGATTATCTTCGACACGGACTTTCCTGTACCAAAGCCAGCGGCAAATCAGTATCTCATTAAAGTTCAAACAGCGGCTTTCTCTCATGACGGACTAAGACTCGCTCGAACCCTCCATCCATCGAAATCAATCCCTCAGATTCCCCTACACAACTATTGCGGCATAGTCATCAGCACTCCCACTCAAGATCACAATAAACCAGATGGTCCAAAGTTCAAAATCTCCGACACCGTCTTCGGGCTCATTAGCAACACCCGTGATGGCGCCGCGGCAGACTATACAGTCGCAACCGAAGATGAGATCGCGTTGAAGCCGAAGAACATCAGTGCCGCCGAGGCATCTACCATCCCTGGACCTGCTCTCACAGCATGGCAGGCTTTGTTCACATATGGGGGTCTCGACCCTAGCGACACACGTCATAAGCTGCGCATTTTAGTGACCAACGCCCGTGACAACGAGGTCGCTGCCCAGGCGCTTCAATTGCTCCGAGCTAAATCCCTATTCCCACACCACCGGCCATGGATTTGCGCCACCTGTTCATGCCCAGAGCACGACGATTTCCTACGTGATCAAATCAAAGTAGACGAGGTCATCGACGCCGCGCTCCCCTTACCACAGGACTTCGACCTCGCCAAGATCTTCCGCAAGAACAAATGGGAACCagtcgacatcatcctcgactGCGCTGGAGAACAGATGTTCAATCTCGCCCACTCATCTGACGTCGTCAAAAATAACGGCATCGTCCTGACCGCCGTAGACGACACAGCTGTGCAGCCCAAAACCGCCGACAGAGAAGCCCAGAATCAGAAGCAAGGTCTCTTCAGTCGATTCGTTGCCTTGAAACCGGATGGGAAAGCACTAACTCGCATTGCGGAACTGGTCGAAGAGGGTTCTATCCGAGGCCGGGTCCAGTGTCTCGTGGATCTGGCCCATGGAGTGGATGTCCTGGCGTCTGAGGCTGCTGGCGCTGGTGGAGGCAGGCGGGGAGGAATGATGGTCTTCCGGGTGAACATTTGA
- a CDS encoding VHS domain protein (cytosolic sorting protein GGA2/TOM1), with protein MAARDRFGAYADLGLTPLQRAIRHACDISHYEPNLALNLEVADLINSKKGNAPREAALEIVRLINSRNQNVSLLALALLDICVKNCGYPFHLQISTKEFLNELVRRFPERPALRPSRVQHRILESIEEWRQTICQTSRYKEDLGHIRDMHRLLLYKGYVFPEIRNEDAAVLNPSDNLRSAEEMEEEEREAQSAKLQELIRRGTPADLQEANRLMKVMAGYDNRHKTDYRAKAAEEVAKVQQKAKILEEMLQSQQPGERIAEGDVFEELANALQSAHPKIQKMCEEESDDPEAVHKLLEINDSIHRTIERYKLVKKGDVEAASRIPKGTLGTTTGVSKNANNELSLIDFDPEPSSNGNTSQPAGGSSLENDLLGLSIDEPAPAGGISLGPGPVTPMPSSTPPIQQAPSAFKPNYDILSSLNSSRPASQSSIPAPAAMRPQSTTATPPPSDPFASLVSASPRHPRASSPQPAAGNTKAADEDEWDFTSSLPESNALPTTNRVQVLNSSLRVEFVARRHPQQARQIHMVALFSNGTNQPLSELHFQVAVEKAYTLQLRPQSGRDIAPLQANGVQQEMLVSGVEAGKGNSIKMRFKVSYRVGNEQKEEQGMVPSLGIA; from the exons ATGGCAGCTAGGGACCGCTTTGGTGCCTACGCTGACCTAGGCCTAACTCCGCTGCAACGAGCGATTC GTCATGCCTGCGATATCTCCCACTACGAACCCAACCTTGCCCTGAACCTCGAAGTCGCGGACCTGATTAATtccaagaaaggcaatgC TCCCCGTGAAGCAGCACTCGAGATTGTCCGTCTGATCAACTCCCGGAACCAAAATGTCTCCTTACTGGCGTTGGCT CTCCTCGACATCTGTGTCAAGAATTGTGGATACCCTTTCCACCTTCAAATCAGTACCAAGGAGTTTCTGAATGAACTGGTCCGACGGTTTCCCGAGAGGCCCGCGTTGCGCCCCTCGAGAGTTCAACATCGCATTTTAGAGTCGATCGAGGAATGGAGGCAAACGATTTGTCAGACGTCGAGGTACAAGGAGGATTTGGGACATATTCGGGATATGCACCGTCTCCTGCTCTACAAGGGCTACGTCTTCCCTGAAATTCGAAACGAGGATGCTGCAGTTTTGAACCCCAGTGAC AATCTTCGCTCCGctgaggagatggaggaagaagagagagaggctcAGTCAGCGAAACTTCAGGAGTTAATCCGTCGAGGCACACCGGCAGATCTACAAGAAGCGAACCGATTGATGAAGGTGATGGCCGGCTATGACAATCGACACAAAACCGACTACAGGGCTAAGGCGGCAGAGGAAGTCGCTAAGGTGcagcagaaggccaagatcCTGGAGGAGATGTTACAAAGCCAGCAGCCGGGAGAGCGAATCGCAGAAGGAGATGTGTTCGAG GAACTTGCGAATGCTTTACAAAGTGCCCACCCTAAGATACAGAAAATGTGCGAGGAGGAGTCCGACGATCCAGAGGCTGTTCACAAATTGTTAGAAATCAACGACAGCATACACCGCACCATCGAACGGTACAAACTTGTCAAGAAGGGTGATGTGGAGGCTGCATCGAGGATTCCCAAGGGCACTTTAGGAACAACGACCGGTGTTTCGAAGAACGCGAACAATGAATTGTCTCTCATCGATTTCGATCCAGAACCCAGCTCAAACGGCAATACCTCGCAACCGGCGGGCGGCAGTTCTCTCGAGAATGATCTGCTTGGCCTCTCTATAGACGAGCCAGCCCCTGCTGGAGGCATCTCCCTAGGACCTGGACCTG TGACACCAATGCCTTCTTCTACACCGCCGATACAGCAGGCCCCTTCGGCATTTAAGCCCAACTATGATATCCTGTCTTCGTTGAATTCATCCCGCCCTGCGTCTCAATCATCCATACCTGCACCCGCAGCGATGCGGCCACAGAGCACCACAGCTACCCCACCTCCATCCGACCCTTTCGCCTCGCTGGTGTCTGCCAGCCCCCGACATCCCA GAGCCAGCTCGCCGCAGCCCGCAGCTGGTAACACGAAAGCGgcggatgaggatgagtGGGATTTCACGTCCTCGCTCCCAGAAAGTAACGCTCTCCCGACCACGAATCGTGTGCAGGTGTTGAACTCGTCGTTGCGAGTGGAATTCGTGGCGCGGCGGCACCCCCAGCAGGCCCGGCAGATTCACATGGTGGCCTTGTTTTCCAATGGCACCAATCAGCCACTAAGCGAGTTGCATTTCCAAGTCGCCGTGGAGAAG GCATATACTTTGCAGCTTCGGCCCCAATCAGGGCGAGATATTGCACCTTTGCAGGCGAACGGAGTCCAGCAGGAAATGTTGGTGAGTGGCGTGGAAGCGGGCAAAGGCAATTCGATTAAGATGCGGTTCAAGGTTTCTTACCGGGTGGGCAACGAGCAAAAGGAGGAACAGGGAATGGTACCGTCGTTGGGAATTGCTtag
- a CDS encoding putative 60S ribosome biogenesis protein Rrp14 (predicted protein) — MDDIEDRLRSHAQAFDGLLSLIPAKYYYGEDGSDQWKRKKQTKEEAREAKRAKLDPDAAKTAKDVMEENARKRKRQEEGHNETASSEDEDLGSEMPKEGLKRADAAKKQKQSEDSAKSEEAEARKKLKEEKKAQKKEQQKEKRKAKEASKKEKLKEQQDKEATTPTADAAQKPESKPASDKNKKQEKPPVKDDDNDDDVDEEETEGLALEFNPEQTEQSSSSTPNSPGFDASALQSGASSISSIVPPSAPNDASKNPSDQKPLKSTPEELKQRLQKRLDELRAARHADGLNGKPARNRQELIEARRQKAEQRKAHKKELRQKAREEEQRLKDEALARRFSPGGSGSLLASPRSPAESVGSSAANYSFGRVVFADGQAADPSLNSVRDQPKRHGPHDPASALKAVEAKKARLESMDDEKRAEIEEKDMWLNAKKRAHGERVRDDTSLLKKALKRKESAKKKSEREWKERIETVRKGKEMKQQKREDNLRKRREEKGNKGNKGKKPAAGKKKARPGFEGSFKGKSGGKK, encoded by the exons ATGGATGATATCGAG GATCGGTTGCGTAGCCACGCCCAGGCTTTTGATGGTCTCTTGTCGTTGATTCCGGCGAAATATTATTATGGGGAGGATGGTAGT GACCAATGGAAACGCAAGAAACAGACGAAAGAGGAAGCTCGTGAGGCGAAACGGGCGAAATTGGACCCCGATGCCGCGAAGACTGCTAAAGACGTAATGGAAGAGAACGCCCGGAAACGCAAGCGTCAAGAAGAGGGTCATAATGAGACTGCATCatctgaggatgaagatctcgGCTCAGAAATGCCTAAGGAAGGCCTGAAGCGGGCCGATGCggcaaagaaacagaagcaaTCCGAAGACTCGGCGAAGTCGGAAGAGGCAGAAGCCCGTAAGAAGctaaaggaagagaaaaaggcacagaagaaagagcaacaaaaagagaaaagaaaggctaaAGAAGCCTctaagaaggaaaagctgaAAGAACAGCAAGACAAGGAGGCTACAACCCCTACTGCCGATGCTGCACAGAAGCCAGAGTCGAAGCCTGCCAGtgataagaacaagaagcaagaaaagcCACCCGTAAAGGATGACGATAATGATGACGacgttgatgaagaagagaccGAGGGTCTCGCTCTCGAGTTTAACCCAGAGCAAACAGAAcagtcttcctcttctacccCTAACTCCCCTGGATTCGATGCCTCTGCCCTTCAATCTGGCGcctcttcgatatcttccattGTCCCACCTTCTGCTCCTAACGATGCCTCTAAGAACCCATCCGATCAAAAGCCCCTTAAGTCCACACCCGAAGAGCTGAAACAACGACTAcagaagcgtcttgatgAGCTCCGCGCAGCTCGTCACGCAGACGGGCTGAACGGCAAGCCCGCCAGAAACCGCCAGGAGCTGATCGAAGCCCGCAGACAGAAGGCAGAACAACGCAAGGCACACAAGAAAGAGCTACGACAGAAAGCCAGGGAGGAGGAGCAACGGTTGAAGGACGAAGCATTGGCCCGCCGCTTCTCCCCAGGTGGCTCGGGCTCCCTTCTCGCCTCACCTCGCTCCCCAGCAGAGTCAGTGGGCTCCAGCGCCGCCAATTATTCCTTCGGCCGTGTCGTCTTCGCCGACGGCCAGGCTGCTGATCCCAGTCTGAACAGCGTGCGCGATCAGCCCAAGCGCCATGGTCCCCATGACCCCGCGTCGGCCTTGAAAGCCGTtgaggccaagaaggcccGATTGGAGAGCATGGACGACGAGAAGCGTGCTGAGatcgaagagaaagacatgtGGCTGAACGCTAAGAAGCGCGCTCACGGTGAACGAGTCCGGGATGACACTTCACTGCTGAAGAAGGCTCTTAAGCGCAAGGAATCCgccaagaagaagtccgAGCGTGAATGGAAGGAGCGCATAGAGACCGTCcgcaagggcaaggaaatGAAACAACAAAAGCGCGAAGACAACCTCCGGAAACGCCgcgaagaaaagggcaaCAAGGGcaacaagggcaagaaaCCAGCCGCaggcaagaaaaaagctAGACCCGGCTTCGAGGGAAGCTTCAAGGGCAAATCCGGtgggaagaaatga
- a CDS encoding NuoI/complex I 23 kDa subunit family protein (NADH:ubiquinone oxidoreductase, NDUFS8/23 kDa subunit) — MASSKSVARLVTYRRPAPSLLTSSFRPLGSTANFSSSVCRAATPAGPPPSGFRLAPPKKWDETTESSLDKASKYFLMSEIFRGMYVVLEQFFRPPYTIFYPFEKGPISPRFRGEHALRRYPTGEERCIACKLCEAICPAQAITIEAEEREDGSRRTTRYDIDMTKCIYCGYCQESCPVDAIVETANAEYATETREELLYNKEKLLANGDKWEPEIAAAARADAPYR, encoded by the exons ATGGCCTCCTCGAAGTCGGTCGCGAGGCTGGTCACCTACCGCCGGCCTGCGCCTTCTCTGTTGACCTCTTCTTTCCGTCCCTTGGGTTCAACCGcaaacttctcctcctcagtgtGCCGGGCTGCGACCCCAGCTGGTCCCCCTCCATCCGGTTTCCGTCTGGCTCCCCCCAAGAAATGGGACGAGACCACCGAGTCCTCCTTGGACAAGGCCAGCAAATACTTCCTCATGTCTGAGATTTTCCGCGGCATGTACGTCGTGTTGGAGCAGTTCTTCAGACCACC TTACACTATCTTCTACCCCTTCGAGAAAGGTCCCATCTCTCCTCGTTTCCGTGGCGAACACGCTTTGCGCCGCTATCCCACCGGTGAGGAGCGTTGCATCGCTTGCAAGCTTTGCGAAGCTATCTGCCCTGCTCAGGCTATCACCATCGAGGCCGAAGAACGTGAGGACGGAAGCCGTCGGACGACCCGTTATGATATTGATATGACCAAGTGTATCTACTGTGGCTACTGCCAGGAGAGCTGCCCCGTTGATGCCATTGTTGAGA CTGCCAATGCTGAATATGCCACCGAGACCCGTGAGGAGCTGCTGTAcaacaaggagaagctcctGGCCAACGGTGACAAGTGGGAGCCTGAAATTGCAGCCGCTGCCAGAGCTGACGCTCCTTACCGTTAA
- a CDS encoding ribosome biogenesis TSR3 family protein (uncharacterized conserved protein) translates to MVRHKKDNYSRGGKKFSSTPRPRPVPRGDGESSDRLPFKAACWDLGHCDPKRCSGKRLMHLGLMRELGIGQKYPGVVVSPNAKKIISPADRDILEQYGAAVVECSWVRLKEVPFSRIGGKCERLLPYLVAANTVNYGRPWRLNCVEALAACFCICGHEDWAREVLKHFSYGEAFLDINSQLLKRYAACATEEDVKRTEEEWLAKIEKEYEDSRVEGADDMWTVGNTNRRADDSDSEDDKDSEEGEEGDQDKEKKDEEEEPEEEKDPFAISDDSEEEEQMAEIRRKILNSKSFQNPTVPDKPQPEKITRPDVDPVEDSDAESGSADGSDDEAFDNIIDATPVTDRTGIIAATRKKGNDSLSASFSRTVISAPKRW, encoded by the exons ATGGTCCGACATAAGAAAGACAATTACTCCCGCGGAGGCAAGAAATTTTCCTCGACACCCCGCCCACGCCCAGTGCCCCGCGGCGACGGCGAGTCCTCCGACAGACTTCCTTTTAAAGCAGCCTGTTGGGATCTGGGGCACTGCGACCCGAAGCGATGCTCGGGCAAGAGATTAATGCATCTGGGATTGATGCGGGAGCTAGGTATTGGACAAAAGTATCCAGGTGTCGTTGTTTC TCCGAATGCGAAGAAAATCATCTCCCCCGCGGACCGAGACATACTAGAACAATATGGCGCCGCAGTAGTGGAATGCTCGTGGGTAAGACTGAAAGAAGTGCCTTTCTCGCGCATAGGAGGAAAGTGTGAAAGACTTC TACCCTATCTCGTTGCAGCCAACACAGTCAACTACGGACGGCCATGGCGGTTGAACTGTGTCGAAGCCCTGGCGGCCTGTTTCTGTATTTGCGGACACGAAGATTGGGCTAGAGAGGTTCTTAAGCATTTCAGTTACGGCGAGGCTTTCCTCGATATCAACTCGCAACTCCTTAAGCGATATGCCGCATGCgccacagaagaagacgtCAAACGgaccgaggaagaatggcTGGCTAAGATTGAGAAAGAATACGAAGACAGTCGTGTCGAAGGTGCCGATGATATGTGGACAGTGGGAAATACGAACCGGAGGGCAGACGATTCTGATTCCGAGGATGATAAGGACAGCgaagagggtgaagaggGTGACCaagacaaggagaaaaaagatgaagaggaagaaccggaagaagaaaaagacccCTTCGCCATCTCAGACGactccgaagaagaagaacagatGGCCGAAATCCGCCGCAAAATCCTCAACTCCAAGTCTTTCCAGAATCCTACTGTTCCCGACAAGCCACAACCTGAGAAGATCACACGTCCAGATGTGGACCCCGTTGAAGACTCAGACGCCGAGTCCGGGTCTGCGGATGGGAGTGACGACGAAGCGTTTGACAATATCATTGACGCGACACCGGTGACGGATCGGACAGGTATTATTGCTGCGACCCGGAAAAAGGGGAACGACTCCCTCAGTGCGTCGTTTTCTCGAACGGTGATCAGTGCTCCTAAGAGGTGGTAG
- a CDS encoding phosphatidate phosphatase App1 family protein (predicted protein), whose protein sequence is MDSLNAQTKHPPVIQNLRRLGDRLWRRDSMLYFLTSFLWKQPSLQAVDVRQHTVWLFDNTAYLRASPNAKGLIESWHAEVVACVFRRDSRKDMSKIVAMIADLIGLDGEIGTERETRHQITRRLQPFLYHVMPAHLMMLEIPQPNSTTIIQQLGPTNSNGISSQVVNMGSRHITDGSVVRSYLRGSRDNVAMRTYFAGPNGWLVISDIDDTIKYTKTSESTGILRTTFVEEPRPIAGMPELYSHMHRELAPAWFYVSASPYNLYPFLRTFIHTHFNPGTLILRDSSWLDISELVKSFTVNTMEYKVKQIEKIRRQFPQREVICIGDSTQKDPEAYAEIYKRHPHWIRAIWIRKVTDVPHLEDQNSPERFKAAFQGVPDQIWKVFEQPEAVFDFLVNLNVDTTTHFSHETH, encoded by the coding sequence ATGGATTCATTGAACGCTCAAACAAAACATCCCCCAGTCATTCAGAATCTCAGACGCTTAGGAGACCGCTTGTGGAGGAGAGATTCGATGCTATACTTCCTGACCTCCTTCCTATGGAAGCAGCCTTCGCTGCAAGCAGTAGATGTCCGGCAGCATACAGTGTGGTTGTTCGATAATACCGCATACCTACGCGCCTCCCCCAATGCTAAGGGACTGATAGAATCGTGGCACGCAGAAGTCGTGGCTTGTGTATTTCGAAGGGACAGCCGAAAGGACATGAGTAAGATCGTTGCCATGATTGCGGATCTCATTGGCCTCGACGGAGAAATAGGCACCGAAAGGGAGACACGCCATCAAATAACACGACGGTTACAGCCTTTCCTGTATCATGTTATGCCTGCACATTTGATGATGCTCGAAATTCCGCAGCCGAATAGCACTACGATCATCCAGCAACTTGGTCCCACAAACAGCAATGGCATCAGCAGTCAGGTGGTGAATATGGGCAGCCGTCACATTACAGATGGAAGTGTTGTTCGCTCGTATCTCCGTGGCTCGAGAGACAATGTCGCAATGCGAACCTACTTCGCTGGCCCGAACGGTTGGCTCGTGATATCGGACATCGATGATACGATCAAGTATACCAAAACCTCCGAGTCTACTGGAATCCTTCGAACAACCTTTGTCGAAGAGCCGAGGCCTATTGCCGGAATGCCCGAGCTATACTCTCACATGCACAGGGAACTTGCGCCAGCATGGTTCTATGTATCTGCTTCGCCGTACAATCTGTATCCGTTCTTGCGAACATTTATTCATACGCATTTCAATCCTGGGACCCTGATTCTCAGagattcatcatggctggaTATAAGTGAACTGGTCAAGTCATTCACAGTAAATACCATGGAATATAAGGTAAAACAAATCGAGAAAATCCGGCGCCAGTTCCCTCAGCGAGAAGTCATTTGTATCGGCGACTCAACCCAAAAGGATCCGGAAGCATACGCAGAGATCTATAAGAGGCATCCGCACTGGATCCGCGCTATTTGGATCAGGAAAGTAACCGATGTTCCACACCTAGAAGATCAAAATTCTCCAGAGAGATTCAAGGCAGCTTTCCAGGGTGTTCCCGACCAAATATGGAAGGTATTCGAACAACCTGAAGCAGTGTTCGACTTCCTGGTTAATTTGAACGTTGACACTACCACGCATTTCTCTCACGAGACGCATTAA
- a CDS encoding GOLPH3/VPS74 family protein (golgi protein), whose protein sequence is MASAGGLTRRRGGGRVAGADENDDSRVSSPISRNGSSLDNRIPETSFTSTENGHKIAFDPRDLSETEERSKQPKLTLMEEVLLLGLKDKQGYLSFWNENISYALRGCIVIELALRGRISMQKDSSRRRFPLADRVIEVVDDTLTGEVLLDEALKMMKSSEKMSVNSWIDLMSGETWNLMKIGYQLKQVRERLAKGLVDKGILRTEKRNFLLFDMATHPVADGGAKDDLHRRVRNVCSNRTVILPPNQWLPEDSEFRYLRTITMVCAAYAANVLENALVTMSHEARERAFAQVDELLAEYSQWPFARRAGGSQAIGANLAGAINEEVTKAKDRELQLEIVAACLSVFTRLDSLL, encoded by the exons ATGGCCTCAGCCGGGGGCTTGACTCGCCGAAGAGGTGGCGGTCGAGTCGCTGGCGCAGACGAGAACGACGACAGCCGAGTCTCCTCTCCGATCTCCAGAAATGGCTCTTCCTTGGATAACCGTATCCCCGAGACGTCTTTCACCAGTACCGAGAATGGTCACAAGATCGCATTCGACCCCAGAGACCTCAGCGAGACCGAGGAACGAAGCAAGCAGCCCAAGCTGACGCTGATGGAGGAAGTACTACTGCTGGGGTTGAAAGATAAACAG GGTTATCTGTCTTTCTGGAATGAGAACATTTCGTACGCCTTGAGAGGATGTATTGTGATTGAATTGGCCCTCCGCGGTCGTATTAGCATGCAGAAGGATTCTTCTCGACGGCGCTTTCCCCTGGCCGATCGTGTGATTGAAGTCGTCGACGATACATTGACTGGGGAGGTCTTGCTGGACGAGgcgttgaagatgatgaagtcgAGCGAGAAGATGAGTGTGAACTCCTGGATTGATCTCATGAGCG GTGAAACATGGAATTTGATGAAGATTGGCTACCAGTTGAAGCAAGTGCGCGAACGTCTCGCAAAGGGTCTTGTCGACAAGGGCATTCTTCGTACCGAGAAACgcaacttcctcctctttgACATGGCTACGCATCCTGTCGCCGACGGCGGCGCGAAAGATGACCTCCACCGTCGGGTGCGCAATGTGTGCAGTAATAGAACGGTCATTCTCCCGCCTAACCAGTGGCTTCCTGAGGACTCTGAGTTCCGCTACCTTCGGACGATCACGATGGTATGCGCAGCTTATGCGGCGAACGTACTGGAAAACGCTCTTGTCACAATGAGCCACGAGGCTCGGGAGAGAGCCTTTGCGCAAGTGGATGAGTTACTGGCAGAGTATTCCCAGTGGCCATTTGCCCGGCGGGCGGGTGGCTCGCAAGCAATTGGGGCTAATTTGGCGGGAGCAATCAACGAGGAGgtcaccaaggccaaggacAGAGAGCTTCAGTTGGAG ATTGTTGCAGCATGTTTGAGCGTTTTTACTAGACTCGATTCCTTACTTTAG
- a CDS encoding uncharacterized protein (predicted protein) gives MYEEVDDRYKEKLQRMLEAQNLQINTQFQQNLLATLAMRPGLQHRRASMMAQRGPIDGVRKMSLDLSSIRSSFSEGMRGSPITSPMAMTGNQSYVMSPSYDGNSHSPSSFHPNMMPASSGHMPSYVGHQSTPTWPAHIGPQHVRSPWAGFNPDMNMPVRHFRDRLGSTPVIPVHAIPSSAAYRPTPTPQHSRNRSEPGQTPAQRMPSHTPSSENTPRVETRIDGLPNETLPTTFPTPDLCPTPSTPHSPTSTAKHSDVAFDTLDPKESDCVSFSQPFLDQDFVDFQGLSFSLGSHPTIPSFDNTLHHPETEWKPDEVVQMDDWLVGA, from the coding sequence ATGTACGAAGAAGTAGATGACCGCTACAAGGAGAAACTACAACGCATGCTGGAAGCGCAGAACTTGCAAATCAACACCCAATTCCAACAGAACCTCCTCGCCACCTTGGCCATGCGACCCGGTCTGCAGCATCGCCGTGCCTCCATGATGGCACAGCGCGGCCCCATTGACGGGGTCCGCAAAATGAGCTTGGACCTGTCTAGCATTCGCAGCTCCTTCTCCGAGGGCATGCGTGGGAGCCCGATCACTAGCCCCATGGCCATGACCGGCAACCAAAGTTATGTGATGTCGCCCTCGTACGACGGGAACTCACATTCCCCGTCCTCATTCCACCCCAACATGATGCCCGCCTCGTCGGGACACATGCCATCCTACGTTGGCCATCAGTCGACCCCCACATGGCCCGCACACATCGGCCCGCAGCACGTTCGATCGCCTTGGGCTGGGTTTAACCCTGACATGAACATGCCTGTGCGCCACTTCCGAGACCGTCTGGGTTCTACACCGGTTATTCCCGTGCACGCGATCCCCTCCAGTGCCGCATACCGACCGACGCCCACGCCTCAACATAGTCGCAACCGCTCTGAGCCAGGTCAAACGCCTGCCCAACGGATGCCGTCCCACACTCCCTCCAGCGAGAACACTCCGAGGGTGGAGACTCGCATCGATGGCCTTCCCAATGAAACCTTACCAACTACCTTCCCGACTCCCGATCTCTGCCCTACCCCCAGCACACCTCACTCGCCCACCTCCACCGCGAAACACAGTGACGTTGCCTTTGACACCCTAGACCCCAAGGAATCCGACTGtgtctccttctcccagccGTTCCTGGACCAGGACTTTGTCGATTTTCagggtctttctttctccttgggTAGTCACCCGACCATCCCCTCGTTCGACAACACCCTGCACCATCCGGAAACCGAATGGAAGCCGGACGAGGTGGTCCAAATGGATGACTGGCTCGTCGGTGCATGA